DNA sequence from the Halorussus limi genome:
CTCGGCATGAACTGCAACCAGAAGCCGTTCGACGACAAGCACGCCCGTCTGGCGCTCGACTTCGCGCTCGACAAGCAGAAGATAGCCGAGGCCGCGCTCTACGGCACGGGCAAGACGACTGCGACCCCCGCGACGCCCGGGAGCCCGTGGGTCAACAAGGACGTCAAGCCGCGCCCCCGTGACAAGCAGAAGGCCAAGAAGCACTTGGAGCAGGCGGGCATGGCCGACGGTTACTCGGCGTCGTTCAAGATTCCCCAGTCGTACCCGGCACAGGTCCAGGCCGCGAAGGTCATTTCCGACCAGGCCAGCGAGGTGGGCATCGAACTCGACATCCAGAAGATAACCTGGAACAGCTGGCTCTCGGACGTCTACTCCAAGCAGAACTTCCAAGCGACGACGAGTTCGTACCTCGCGCTGTGGTACCCCGACGTCTCGTTCTACAAGTTCCTCCACCCCGACGGCGCGTTCTTCTTCACGGGCTGGAAGAACGAGGAGTACAACAAGCTGGTCGAGGAGGCCCGTCACATGTACGACCAGCAGAAGCGCGCCGAGAAGTACCACAAGGCGACCGAAATCCTCCACCGCGAGCGGGCCGGTCACCTCTTCCTCTGGTGGCAGGGGAACCTCTACGGCGCGAAGAACCAGTACAAGGGCGACATCGGCGCGCCCGACGGGTCGACGCTCCGCTTCCAGGACAACTGGCTCGAGAACTGACAGTCGGCGGTCTCTCTCCTACCAATGTCGATGTACAACTACGTGGCTCGGCGGGTGGCGTTCATGGCGGTGACGCTGTTCCTGGTGACGCTCATCGCGTTCGGCGTCACCAACATCCTGCCCGGGAACGTCGCGCTGCTCATCCTGGGACCGAACGCCTCCCCCGAGTCGATACAGGCGCTGAAAGCACAGATGGGTCTCAACCAACCGCTCTATCTCCAGTACGTCGACTGGGTCCTCGGACTCCTCCAGGGCGACATGGGAACGTCGCTGCGGTACGAGAAGCCGGTCGTCTCGCTCATCATGGAGAAGCTCCCCCGGTCGCTCCTGCTGGCGTTCGCCGCGACGTTCGTCGCGGTCTCGCTGTCGATTCCGCTCGGGGTCTACTCGGCGGTCCACCAGAACGAACCCTCGGACGTGGCCACCTCGCTGTTCGCGTTCGTCGGCATCTCGCTCCCCATCTTCCTCTGGGGACTACTGTCGATTCTGGTGTTCGCCGTCTGGCTCGACGTCCTGCCGACCGGCGGCTACGTCTCGCCGATGAAGTCGCCCGTCGGCGCGCTGAAGCACCTCGCGCTGCCGGCGGCGTCGATGGGGTTCGCGCTGACGGCGTACATCATGCGGATGACCCGGTCGTCGATGCTCGAAGTACTCAGCGAGGAGTACGTCAAACTGGCCCGCGCGAAGGGGATGACCCAGCGGGTCGTCGTGCTGCGTCACGCCCTCCGCAACGCCATCATCCCGGTCATCACGGTCGTCGCGTTCCAGTTCAGCTACGCCTTCGGGGGGGTCGTCGTCCTCGAGAAGGTGTTCTACTGGCCGGGCATCGGCCAGTTGACGCTGACCGCAATCCAGAGCCGCGACATCCCCCTGATACAGGGCTGCATCATCGTCGTCGCGCTGATATACATGGCCTCGAACTTCGCCGCCGACCTGCTGTACGCCTACTTCGACCCGCGCATCCGCTACGGGGGTGAGGAGTGATGTCGGCCGAACCCGGCGACACGCTCCGCGCCCGACTGTCCATGTCGGACGCCCAGCGCGAGCGGGCCTCGACGTTCGTCCGGAAGTTCCGCAACAACACCAAGGCGATGGTCGGCCTCGTCATCGTCGTGGCGCTGATCGTGGTCGCCGTCTTCGCCCCGATAA
Encoded proteins:
- a CDS encoding ABC transporter permease, whose protein sequence is MSMYNYVARRVAFMAVTLFLVTLIAFGVTNILPGNVALLILGPNASPESIQALKAQMGLNQPLYLQYVDWVLGLLQGDMGTSLRYEKPVVSLIMEKLPRSLLLAFAATFVAVSLSIPLGVYSAVHQNEPSDVATSLFAFVGISLPIFLWGLLSILVFAVWLDVLPTGGYVSPMKSPVGALKHLALPAASMGFALTAYIMRMTRSSMLEVLSEEYVKLARAKGMTQRVVVLRHALRNAIIPVITVVAFQFSYAFGGVVVLEKVFYWPGIGQLTLTAIQSRDIPLIQGCIIVVALIYMASNFAADLLYAYFDPRIRYGGEE